The DNA segment TCCCGATGATATCCCGCGTTTGGTCGGATTATTAAAAGATTTTGATCTCGTCTGTGGTTACCGCGCAAAACGCAAAGACACCACGGCCAAACGGATCGCCTCAAGGATCGCAAATTTTGTCCGCTCCCGATTTGTCGGCGACGGGGTCCGGGACACAGGATGCACGCTAAAGGCTTACCGTAAAGAAGTCGTGACCGCACTCCCCCTTTTCCGAGGAATGCACCGTTTTATCCCGGCCTTGATCAAAGGGGCCGGATTCACCGTGACCGAGGTCGCGGTCAACCACCGCCCCCGCATCCACGGGGTCAGCAAATACAGTGTGGCAGGCCGTGCATGGAAAGCCACCATGGACATGTTCGGCGTGCGCTGGCTCAATAGTCGTCTGTGCCCCTATAAAATCAAAAACTAAATATCAGGCTGAATATGGATATGTTGAATTCCGAAATCCTTAAAGTAACCATCCCTTTCATTAATAAGGATTTTATCGTCACGGGATGGAAAGTCATCGGGTTGAGCGGTGCTCTGGTATTTGCTGGGCGCTGGTTTGTCCAGTTATGGGTGTCTCATCACGCCAAAAAACCGACGATCCCCAGACTTTTCTGGGTCATGAGCTTATGCGGGAGTATTTTGTGTCTGAGTTATTTTATCTTTGGTAAAAATGACTCGGTCGGCATCATTAATAACCTCTTCCCCACCTTTATCGCCGCTTATAATCTCTACCTCGACATCACACACCACAGGGCGACTCAGGTGCCCCCCATTACTGGCGACGATACACCTGGATAACCACGAGCTTACTCTTGGCGAAGTTAAACCCACTCACTGTCTTCACATATTTTA comes from the Verrucomicrobiota bacterium genome and includes:
- a CDS encoding lipid-A-disaccharide synthase N-terminal domain-containing protein, encoding MLNSEILKVTIPFINKDFIVTGWKVIGLSGALVFAGRWFVQLWVSHHAKKPTIPRLFWVMSLCGSILCLSYFIFGKNDSVGIINNLFPTFIAAYNLYLDITHHRATQVPPITGDDTPG
- a CDS encoding glycosyltransferase family 2 protein — encoded protein: MTESNHPEISIIVPIFNEEENLPELTAQIVKGIEPLQTSYEILLVDDGSTDGSLAILDTLKSQYPTLSVLQFTRNAGQSAALHAGLNKARGNLLVSLDGDLQNDPDDIPRLVGLLKDFDLVCGYRAKRKDTTAKRIASRIANFVRSRFVGDGVRDTGCTLKAYRKEVVTALPLFRGMHRFIPALIKGAGFTVTEVAVNHRPRIHGVSKYSVAGRAWKATMDMFGVRWLNSRLCPYKIKN